The Streptomyces racemochromogenes DNA segment CGGCAACGTCATCCGTACCGGCGGCCTGGAGCTGCGCGTGGTGGCCACCCCCGGGCACACCGCCGACTCGCTCTGCTTCCACCTGCCGGCCGACCGGGCCGTGCTGACCGGGGACACGATCCTGGGCCGCGGCACCACCGTCGTCGCGCACCCCGACGGGCGGCTCGGTGACTACCTCGACTCCCTGCGCCGGCTGCGCTCCCTGACCGTCGACGACGGGGTGCACACGGTGCTCCCGGGACACGGGCCGGTACTGGACGACGCGCAGGGGGCCGTCGAGTTCTACCTCGCGCACCGCGCGCACCGGCTCGCCCAGGTCGAGACGGCCGTGGAGAACGGGCTGACCACGGCCGAGGCGGTCGTCGCCCGGGTCTACGCGGACGTGGACCGTTCGCTGTGGCCGGCCGCGACGTGGTCGGTCCAGGCGCAGCTGGAGTACCTTCGCGATCACGGACTGATCCCGGGGGGCCCCGAATGAACACGCTTTTCCTGACCCTCGCGCTGCTCGCGGCGGCGGGGTGGATCACCTCGACCCTGAACCTGAAGGTGCGGGCCCTGGAGGACAAGGCCGCCCGGCTGGAGCGCCGGCTGGGCCTGGTCCTGGACCACTTCGGCATCGAGGAGCCCGAGGCCGCCGGGATGGACGAGGTCCGCGCCCTGGTGCGCGACGGCCGGACCATCTCGGCGATCAGGGTCTACCGGCGGATCACGGGCGCGGGCCTGGCGGAGGCCAAGCGGGCGGTGGAGGCCCTCGAAGCCCCCGCCGCCGCCGGGGCCTAGTCCCGCGGCGTCTTCGTGCCGTGGAGGGCCGTGTACTCGTCGGCGAGCCACGGCCCGAGGTCGTCGAGGTAGGCGCGGGCCACGGCCGGGTCGTCCACGGGGTCCAGGGCCACGGCGGCCGCGCGCCGCAGCTGGGCGGCCCGCTGCGGGTAGTACCCGCCGAAGACCTCGGCGGACTCGGTGAGGTCGCTGGTCCAGCCGCCCCACCGGGGCATGACGAGGGTGAACGCGGTGCGCACCAGGTGCCGCGAGAAGAAGCGGTTCATCCTGCGGAACTCGGCGGGTTCCGAGGCGGCCTCGAACCGGGCCCGCCAGCGTGGGAGCAGGGCGGCCAGGTCCCCGTTGGCCTCCCGGGCGAGCAGGCTGTCGGGCCGGTAGCGGGGCAGGTGCTCGGCCAGGTCGTCGCCGAGCAGCGGGGTGCACAGGCAGGCGAGGAACCAGCCCAGGTCGTAACGTTCCTGCTCGCTCAGCAGCCGCTCCTTGCCGTACAGCAGGACGCCGACGCCGTCGATCTGCGGGAAGTCCTCGTCGAGCCCGCGCCCCAGCACCTCGGCCGTGTCGCGGTCCTCGTCGCCCGGCTCCCGGTGCAGGGCGATCAGCACGTCGAGGTCGCTGCGCCCCGGCCGGGCCGTCCCGCGCGGTACGGAGCCGTAGAGGTAGGCGCTGTGCAGGCGGCGCCCGTACGCCTCCGCGACCCGGCCCCGCGTGGCCGCGACCAGGGCCGCGAACTCGGGCTGGACCCGGCCGAGGGATCCCTCCCGCTCCAGGTATCCGTACGTGTCCAGTCCTCGGTGCTCCATGGCCCTACTCTGCCCGCCCGGGGCGCTGACCGGCGGTTCTTCAACGGCCGGTCCTGCCGGGCCGTGCGTGCCGTGCCCGCCGGAACGCGCGCAGGGGCCCCGTCCGCACCCGGACGGGGCCCCCGCGCGAAGACGTGCCCAGCCGTCAGCGCGAGCGCTTGGCGAGCCGCTCCACGTCCAGCAGGATCACGGCACGCGCCTCCAGGCGCAGCCAGCCGCGGCCCGCGAAGTCGGCCAGGGCCTTGTTCACGGTCTCGCGGGAGGCGCCGACGAGCTGCGCCAGCTCCTCCTGGGTGAGGTCGTGCACGACGTGGATGCCCTCTTCCGACTGCACGCCGAAGCGGCGCGACAGGTCGAGGAGCGCCCGGGCGACGCGGCCCGGAACGTCGGAGAAGACCAGGTCGGACATCTGGTCGTTGGTCTTGCGCAGGCGCCGGGCGACGGCGCGCAGCAGCGCGGTCGCGACCTCGGGCCGGGCGTTCAGCCACGGCTGGAGGTCACCGTGGCCCAGGCCGAGGAGCTTGACCTCGGTCAGCGCGGTGGCGGTGGCGGTGCGCGGGCCCGGGTCGAAGAGCGACAGCTCGCCGATCAGCTCGCCGGGACCGAGGACGGCCAGCATGTTCTCGCGGCCGTCGGGGGAGGTGCGGTGGAGCTTCACCTTGCCCTCGGTCACGACGTACAGCCGGTCTCCGGGGTCGCCCTCGTGGAACAGGGCGTCGCCGCGTGCGAGGGTCACCTCGGCCATGGAGGCGCGGAGCTCCGCGGCCTGCTCGTCATCGAGCGCCGCGAAGAGCGGGGCGCGCCGCAGAACGTCGTCCACGAGTCTCTCTCCTATGTCGACCAGCCAGTGGGGACCGCTCCCCATTTTGCCGGACGGCTCAAACAGTGCGATCAATCACAAGGATGCCGGACGGATGGGCGTGCTGTGCGGCGAGAGGCCGATCGGGGTGGTGTTACCTGAGGTCCGGGCGGGTGTCGGCGGCCGGGCTTAGGCTGGCCGGGTGTCCAATAAGCCGGTGAGAGCACAGGCCAAGGGGTCCGCGGGAGTGACGGGGACCCCGAATTCAGCCGTGGGCGAACAAGCCCCTGTGGAGGCGTCCGAAAAGGTGCGACCTGTCCCGTTGGGCAAAGGTTCGGCCAAGAAACCGGGGGCGGCGAAGCCGGAATCCCGTCTCGCGATGGTCCGCCGGGCGCGCCGCATCAACCGCGAGCTCGCCGAGGTGTACCCGTACGCCCATCCGGAGCTGGACTTCCGCAATCCCTTCGAGCTGCTCGTCGCCACGGTCCTCTCCGCGCAGACGACCGACCTGCGCGTGAACCAGACGACCCCCGCCCTCTTCGCCGCCTACCCGACCCCCGAGGACATGGCCGAGGCCGTGCCCGAGGAGCTGGAGGAGATCATCCGGCCGACCGGGTTCTTCCGGGCGAAGGCGAAGTCCCTGCTGGGCCTCTCGAAGGCGTTGCGGGACGACTTCGGCGGCGAGGTGCCGGGCCGGATCGAGGACCTCGTCACCCTGCCCGGCGTCGGCCGCAAGACGGCCAACGTGGTCCTCGGCAACGCCTTCGGGGTCCCCGGGATCACCGTCGACACCCACTTCGGCCGGCTGGTGCGCCGCTTCAAGTGGACCGAGCAGGAGGACCCGGAGAAGGTCGAGGCGGAGATCTGCGCGATCTTCCCCAAGAGCGAGTGGACGATGCTGTCCCACCGCGTCGTCTTCCACGGCCGCCGCATCTGCCACGCCCGCAAGCCCGCCTGCGGCGCCTGCCCCATCGCCCCGCTCTGCCCGGCCTACGGGGAGGGCGAGACCGACCCGGAGAAGGCGAAGAAGCTCCTGAAGTACGAGAAGGGCGGCCAGCCGGGTCAGCGCCTGAGCCCGCCCCCGGACTACCCGGGCCTGCCCGCGCCGCCGCTGGGAGCCCGTACGGAGCCCTGAGCGCGGGGCGTGGCGGGCGGGGCGCGGGGCGCGGCGGGGGCGCGCGGCGCCCGGCCCCCGCGCCCCCGCCGGAACGAATCGGGAACCGGACCGCGTTCAGCGGTGTGGGAGACGGTGTTGCCAGAGGAAAGCCGACAGAGGAACGCGGACAGGGGTGCCCATGACGCGCGGTACGCAGGACGAGACCACGGCAGCCGCCCGCGAGGGGGACGGCCTGGCCCTCACGACGGCCGGCCTGCCCTCCTGGCTCGAGCCCGTCGTGGCGGCCGCCCGGACCGTCCGGCCGCGCCAGCTCAGCCGCTTCCTGCCCCCGGAGGACGGCCGGGGCCGCCAGTCCGCCGTGCTCGTCCTCTTCGGCGAGGGGCCGCGCGGCCCCGAGCTGCTGCTCCAGGAGCGCGCGGGCAGCCTCCGCTCGCACGCCGGGCAGCCCTCCTTCCCCGGCGGCGCCCTCGACCCGGAGGACGGCGACCCGCACACCACCGGCCCGCTGCGCGCCGCCCTGCGCGAGGCGGAGGAGGAGACCGGGCTGGACCCGTCCGGCGTCCAGCTCTTCGGGGTGCTGCCGCGCCTCTACATCCCGGTCAGCGAGTTCGTGGTGACCCCGGTGCTCGGCTGGTGGCGCGAGCCCTCGCCGGTCGGCGCGGTGGACCCGGCGGAGACGGCCCGGGTCTTCACGGTGCCCGTGGCGGATCTCACGGACCCCGCCCACCGGGTCACCGTGGTCCACCCGCGCGGGCACGAAGGGCCCGGATTCACCGTGGAATCGGCCCTGGTCTGGGGCTTCACCGCCGGCGTCATCGACCGGATCCTGCACTTCTCGGGCTGGGAGCGACCGTGGGACCGCTCACGTCACGTCCCGCTCGACTGGCACGCATGAGACGGTGGCCCACGTGAACGTGCTGGACATCCTGTTGCTGGTCGCCGCCGTGTGGTTCGCGATCGTCGGCTACCGCCAGGGGTTCGTCGTCGGCATCCTGTCGGTGATCGGCTTCCTGGGCGGTGGCCTCATCGCCGTGTCCCTGCTGCCCCTGATCTGGGACCGCGTGACCGACAACGGCACCCAGGTGTCCACCACCGTGGTGGTGATCGCGGTCGTGGTCATCATCATCTGCGCCTCCATCGGCCAGGCGCTGACCACGCACCTGGGCAACCGGCTCAGACGCCACATCACCTGGTCGCCCGCCCGCGCGCTCGACGCGACCGGCGGCGCCCTGGTCAACGTCGTCGCCATGCTGCTCGTGGCCTGGCTGATCGGCTCGGCCCTGGCCGGGACCTCGCTGCCCACCCTGGGCAAGGAGGTGCGCAACTCCAAGGTGCTCCTCGGCGTTTCGCGGGTGCTGCCCGCCCAGGCGAACACCTGGTTCTCGGACTTCAGCTCCACCCTCGCCCGCAACGGCTTCCCGCAGGTCTTCAGCCCGTTCTCGAACGAGCCGATCACCGAGGTGAAGGCCCCCGACCCGGCCCTCGCCCGCAGCGCGGTCGCCCAGCAGGCCAAGCTCTCGATCGTGAAGGTCGTCGGCACCGCGCCCAGTTGCAGCAAGGTCCTGGAGGGCACCGGCTTCGTCTTCGCGCCGGGCAAGGTCATGACCAACGCCCACGTCGTCGGCGGGGTCGTCGAGCCGACGGTGCAGATCGGCGGCGAGGGCAAGCTCTACGACGGCAAGGTCGTGCTCTACGACTGGGAGCGCGACATCGCCGTCCTCGACGTGCCCAAGCTGAAGGCCCCGGCGCTGGAGTTCACCGACAAGGACGCGACGAGCAGCAGCGACGCGATCGTCGCCGGCTTCCCGGAGAACGGCTCCTACGATGTCCGCGCGGCCCGCGTCCGCGGCCGGATCAACGCCAACGGCCCGGACATCTACCACCGGGGCACCGTCCGCCGTGACGTGTACTCGCTGTACGCGACCGTCCGCCAGGGCAACTCCGGCGGCCCGCTGCTGACGCCCGAGGGCAAGGTGTACGGGGTCGTCTTCGCGAAGTCGCTCGACGACCCGAACACCGGCTACGCCCTGACGGGTGACGAGATCCGCGACGACATCCGCGTCGGGAAGACCGCCGAGCGCCGGGCGGACACCCAGGGCTGCGCCCTCTGACCCGCCGGTACGCGAGCGCGTACCGGCCGGCGGGGCCGCTCCCGGACGGGGGTCCTACATGCGTGGATGGCGCAGCCGCGCCGAGACCCAGCGGGCGCGGCGGCGGAGGATGCGCGGAATCCCGAGCCGGGGGTCGTGGTCGTCCCGGCCGGTCCTGTCGTGCGTGCCCGGCACCCTGGCCGAGCGGCGTTCGCGTGCGGTGTCACCGTGGTCGTGCGTCCAGCCCATACAACGAGCTGTGCCCGGGGTCCAAGGTCCGTAATCCCGTCCGGGGCGGCCAATTGGCCTATGCGCCGGGCAATTGAATGACCGTAGGACCACCGTACGAGTGACCGGACGGCCCGTCAGGCGGGTTTGCCCCGGGCCCCTGCGACGGTTCGTCAGCGGTCGGGTTCGGGGTCCTTCAGCCAGTTCAGCAGCTCGGTGGTGAAGCCGTCCGGGTCCTCCTCGTGCGGGAAGTGCCCCAGGCCGTCGAAGAGCCGCCAGCGGTACGGGGCTTCGACGTACTCCCCGGAACCGGCCGAGCTGCGGGTGCGCATCACCGGGTCCAGCGAGCCGTGCAGGTGCAGCGTGGGCACCCGTACGGGCCGCTTCATCCGGCGGTAGAACTGGAGCCCGTCCGGGCGGGCCATCGAGCGCATCATCCAGCGGTAGGGCTCGACGGAGCAGTGCGCGGTGGACGGGATGCACATCGCCCGCCGGTACACGTCCAGATCGGCGTCCTCCGGGAGCAGCGGCCCGGACCAGTCGCGGATCAGCTCCGCGACGAGGGCCCCGTCGTCGGCGACGAGCTGCCGCTCGGGGATGAACGGCCGCTGGAACCCCCAGATGTGGGAACTCGCCCGGGTCTGGCCGAAGTCGGCCATCATCGCCGAGCGCCAGCGACGCGGGTGCGGCATGGAGGAGACGACCAGCCGGCGCACCAGCTTGGGCCGCATCACGGCCGCCGTCCAGGCGAGGTAGCCGCCCAGGTCGTGCCCGACGAGGGCGGCGTCCGGTTCGCCGAGGGAGCGCACGACCCCGGTGATGTCCAGGGCCAGGTTCGCGGGGTCGTAGCCGCGCGGGGTGCGGTCGCTGCCGCCCACCCCGCGCAGATCCATGGCCACCGCCCGGTACCCGGCGTCCGCGAGGGCGGCCAGCTGGTGCCGCCAGGTCCACCAGAACTGCGGGAAGCCGTGCAGGAGCAGCACCAGCGGCCCGTCACCGGCCTCCGCGACGTGGAAGCGGGCGCCGTTGGCGGCGACGTCCCGGTGCGTCACCGCCCGCCCGCCGGGCAGGTCGAGCCGTACCGCCGTGGCGGCGGTGGGCGGAGTGCCGGAGTCGGCCGAGGGCGCTGTCATGAGGACGAGCGTGCCACACCCACAGCCTGGTCACTCACCGGCCGCGGGTGCGGCTTGACGGTTCCCACCAGCGCGGCGGTCTGCTTGACGGAGTCCATGGTCTTCACCGGCGGCTTGATCTTCTTGAACTTCGTCACCGCCAGGAGCCCGACGAGGCCCGCGAGCAGCCAGAACGCGCCGCCGACGATGAGGAAGGACCAGGCCAGGCCGAGACCGAGATTGTGGATGCCGTAGGCCGCGGCGAAACTCAGTACGGGGAGGGAGAAGAGCAGCAGCACGCCCGCCGCGATGGCGGCGCCGCTGCCGATGCCCGCGCGCTTGACGTCCTGCTTGATCTCGACCTTGGCGAGGGCGATCTCGTCGTGCACCAGGGCGGACATCTCGGCGGTGGCCGCGGCGACCAGCTGGCCGAGTGTGCGCTCGGCTCCCGGAGCCCCTT contains these protein-coding regions:
- a CDS encoding MBL fold metallo-hydrolase, which produces MTDAAALPGQPRGTVSSGPATARAVNVLAPNASAMTLDGTNTWLVSEPDSELAVVIDPGPLDEGHLRAVIGAAEQAGKRVALTLLTHGHPDHAEGAGRFAELTRTKVRALDPAQRLGDEGLAAGNVIRTGGLELRVVATPGHTADSLCFHLPADRAVLTGDTILGRGTTVVAHPDGRLGDYLDSLRRLRSLTVDDGVHTVLPGHGPVLDDAQGAVEFYLAHRAHRLAQVETAVENGLTTAEAVVARVYADVDRSLWPAATWSVQAQLEYLRDHGLIPGGPE
- a CDS encoding nucleotidyltransferase domain-containing protein, with the translated sequence MEHRGLDTYGYLEREGSLGRVQPEFAALVAATRGRVAEAYGRRLHSAYLYGSVPRGTARPGRSDLDVLIALHREPGDEDRDTAEVLGRGLDEDFPQIDGVGVLLYGKERLLSEQERYDLGWFLACLCTPLLGDDLAEHLPRYRPDSLLAREANGDLAALLPRWRARFEAASEPAEFRRMNRFFSRHLVRTAFTLVMPRWGGWTSDLTESAEVFGGYYPQRAAQLRRAAAVALDPVDDPAVARAYLDDLGPWLADEYTALHGTKTPRD
- a CDS encoding Crp/Fnr family transcriptional regulator; its protein translation is MDDVLRRAPLFAALDDEQAAELRASMAEVTLARGDALFHEGDPGDRLYVVTEGKVKLHRTSPDGRENMLAVLGPGELIGELSLFDPGPRTATATALTEVKLLGLGHGDLQPWLNARPEVATALLRAVARRLRKTNDQMSDLVFSDVPGRVARALLDLSRRFGVQSEEGIHVVHDLTQEELAQLVGASRETVNKALADFAGRGWLRLEARAVILLDVERLAKRSR
- the nth gene encoding endonuclease III, whose protein sequence is MRPVPLGKGSAKKPGAAKPESRLAMVRRARRINRELAEVYPYAHPELDFRNPFELLVATVLSAQTTDLRVNQTTPALFAAYPTPEDMAEAVPEELEEIIRPTGFFRAKAKSLLGLSKALRDDFGGEVPGRIEDLVTLPGVGRKTANVVLGNAFGVPGITVDTHFGRLVRRFKWTEQEDPEKVEAEICAIFPKSEWTMLSHRVVFHGRRICHARKPACGACPIAPLCPAYGEGETDPEKAKKLLKYEKGGQPGQRLSPPPDYPGLPAPPLGARTEP
- a CDS encoding NUDIX hydrolase — encoded protein: MTRGTQDETTAAAREGDGLALTTAGLPSWLEPVVAAARTVRPRQLSRFLPPEDGRGRQSAVLVLFGEGPRGPELLLQERAGSLRSHAGQPSFPGGALDPEDGDPHTTGPLRAALREAEEETGLDPSGVQLFGVLPRLYIPVSEFVVTPVLGWWREPSPVGAVDPAETARVFTVPVADLTDPAHRVTVVHPRGHEGPGFTVESALVWGFTAGVIDRILHFSGWERPWDRSRHVPLDWHA
- a CDS encoding MarP family serine protease — translated: MNVLDILLLVAAVWFAIVGYRQGFVVGILSVIGFLGGGLIAVSLLPLIWDRVTDNGTQVSTTVVVIAVVVIIICASIGQALTTHLGNRLRRHITWSPARALDATGGALVNVVAMLLVAWLIGSALAGTSLPTLGKEVRNSKVLLGVSRVLPAQANTWFSDFSSTLARNGFPQVFSPFSNEPITEVKAPDPALARSAVAQQAKLSIVKVVGTAPSCSKVLEGTGFVFAPGKVMTNAHVVGGVVEPTVQIGGEGKLYDGKVVLYDWERDIAVLDVPKLKAPALEFTDKDATSSSDAIVAGFPENGSYDVRAARVRGRINANGPDIYHRGTVRRDVYSLYATVRQGNSGGPLLTPEGKVYGVVFAKSLDDPNTGYALTGDEIRDDIRVGKTAERRADTQGCAL
- a CDS encoding alpha/beta fold hydrolase, with amino-acid sequence MTAPSADSGTPPTAATAVRLDLPGGRAVTHRDVAANGARFHVAEAGDGPLVLLLHGFPQFWWTWRHQLAALADAGYRAVAMDLRGVGGSDRTPRGYDPANLALDITGVVRSLGEPDAALVGHDLGGYLAWTAAVMRPKLVRRLVVSSMPHPRRWRSAMMADFGQTRASSHIWGFQRPFIPERQLVADDGALVAELIRDWSGPLLPEDADLDVYRRAMCIPSTAHCSVEPYRWMMRSMARPDGLQFYRRMKRPVRVPTLHLHGSLDPVMRTRSSAGSGEYVEAPYRWRLFDGLGHFPHEEDPDGFTTELLNWLKDPEPDR
- a CDS encoding phage holin family protein — protein: MSAVDQGAPGAERTLGQLVAAATAEMSALVHDEIALAKVEIKQDVKRAGIGSGAAIAAGVLLLFSLPVLSFAAAYGIHNLGLGLAWSFLIVGGAFWLLAGLVGLLAVTKFKKIKPPVKTMDSVKQTAALVGTVKPHPRPVSDQAVGVARSSS